The following proteins are co-located in the Brienomyrus brachyistius isolate T26 unplaced genomic scaffold, BBRACH_0.4 scaffold35, whole genome shotgun sequence genome:
- the tnfsf13 gene encoding tumor necrosis factor ligand superfamily member 13, with protein MTVVSLQKKRFIGKTFQPPPASLCDLTKKIATVKCRAIRLRGDGWQNKSPRIAVSVCALPYPVMSGPRKGAMAPPDSPRLPGTFTPWAAWVVATCTCLGLLLLQYAHIRELRLELWELQHRVGALCGEDAGAPPHCALDPSKCQGPVLGQDAGRTKRDLTSKTPHKQRQVGQRRRAFLHLHPVSTHSYDEDDKTLVKWIVGQSQGEGLQVSGETVTVTRGGLYFIYSQVLYEDPTFVMGHVIKKYLENKESSLMKCVKWMPRNHSEALNTCYTAGGHNLESGSVLELSVPRKNAGIGLLPHATFLGIYKI; from the exons ATGACAGTAGTTTCTCTCCAAAAGAAACGCTTCATAGGCAAAACGTTTCAGCCACCCCCCGCTTCCCTATGCGATCTTACAAAAAAAATTGCGACAGTTAAATGTAGGGCCATTCGTTTAAGGGGCGACGGATGGCAAAATAAAAGTCCCAGGATCGCCGTTTCTGTTTGTGCTCTCCCGTATCCCGTTATGTCCGGTCCGAGGAAAGGGGCCATGGCGCCCCCTGATTCGCCACGTTTACCGGGCACCTTTACGCCATGGGCCGCCTGGGTGGTCGCCACCTGCACCTGCCTGGGTCTGCTTCTCTTACAATACGCCCACATCCGGGAGCTTCGGCTGGAGCTGTGGGAGCTGCAGCACCGCGTAGGGGCTCTGTGTGGCGAGGATGCGGGCGCGCCGCCGCACTGCGCTCTAG ACCCGAGCAAATGCCAGGGCCCAGTGCTTGGCCAGGATGCCGGCCGGACTAAGAGAGACCTTACTTCTAAAACACCACACAAGCAGCGGCAGGTGGGACAAA GGCGGCGTGCTTTTCTGCACCTTCACCCTGTCTCGACCCATTCCTATG ACGAAGATGACAAGACGCTGGTGAAATGGATTGTGGGACAGAGTCAAGGTGAGGGACTGCAGGTATCTGGGGAAACCGTTACCGTGACGAGAGGAGGGCTTTACTTCATCTACAGTCAG GTCTTGTATGAGGACCCCACGTTCGTTATGGGCCACGTGATCAAGAAGTACCTGGAAAACAAGGAGAGCAGCTTGATGAAGTGCGTTAAGTGGATGCCCCGGAACCACAGCGAAGCGCTCAATACCTGCTACACTGCTG GTGGCCACAATCTAGAGTCGGGCTCAGTCCTGGAGCTCTCAGTTCCCCGAAAGAATGCAGGTATTGGCCTTCTTCCCCACGCCACCTTCCTGGGCATCTACAAGATCTGA